Proteins encoded in a region of the Petrotoga mexicana DSM 14811 genome:
- a CDS encoding valine--tRNA ligase, giving the protein MDIGKRYMPHELENRWYKIWEESHSFEPRQGNDKFSIVIPPPNITGKIHIGHALNIVLQDISVRYNRMKGKETVWIPGEDHAGIATQHVVEKYLLKEEGKRREDYTREEFLKITWDWANKYRNHIREQIKALAASVDWSRERFTLDEGLNQAVRKVFVSLYNEGLIYKGKYIVNWCPSCGTVLADDEVEHSEEKGKLWYIKYPLENTQNYVTVATTRPETMLGDTALAVNPSDERYKNLVGKIAILPIVGRKLKIIADPYVDPNFGTGVVKVTPAHDPNDYQIGLRHDLERIQIIDENAKINENGGKYAGLDRYIARERIVEDLKKEGLLEKEEDYTHSVGHCYRCGTVIEPLLLDQWFVKMKPLAEKAIQVVENDEIKFYPERWKKVYLNWMYEIRDWCISRQLWWGHRIPVWYCQNCGHVNVSVEDVKKCEKCGSTDLKQDEDVLDTWFSSALWPFSTLGWPEKTEDLKKFYPTDLLVTGFDIIFFWVARMIMMGEKFMGEKPFHDVYLHQLIRDKYGRKMSKSLGNGIDPLEVINEYGTDPVRFTLAILAAQGRDIKLDVGSFDAYRKFANKIWNAARFVLLNMEDYEKIVLKEEDLKIEDKWILTRLNSTILEISKDLEVYNYDQAARKLYDFFWNELCDWYIEASKNRLNSSGKDKLVVQNVILQVFDSSLRLLHPFMPYISEELWQKLPIEKDSELLISAKWPESNENNIYPESEEVFLKIMELVKGVRNVKAEMDIPQTQKVDLKYKIVAKNNDFIEKNISLIKHLAFLKDITQTEVKPAKSATAYVDESVEVYIPLGDYIDIDTEKQRLTKKLEKLAKDIELYNKKLSNKNFVEKADPDVVEKTKEDLKESEKKYQKLQTLLKEIS; this is encoded by the coding sequence ATGGATATTGGAAAAAGATATATGCCACACGAACTTGAAAATAGATGGTATAAGATTTGGGAAGAATCCCATTCCTTTGAGCCAAGACAAGGAAACGATAAGTTCAGTATAGTAATTCCGCCTCCAAATATAACTGGCAAAATACATATTGGTCATGCTTTAAATATCGTTCTTCAGGATATTTCTGTGAGATACAATAGAATGAAAGGGAAGGAAACAGTTTGGATACCCGGAGAAGATCATGCGGGGATAGCAACACAACATGTTGTTGAAAAATATCTTTTAAAAGAAGAAGGTAAAAGAAGAGAAGATTATACTAGAGAAGAATTTTTAAAAATTACTTGGGATTGGGCAAACAAATATCGTAATCACATACGTGAACAAATAAAAGCATTGGCAGCCTCTGTCGATTGGAGTAGAGAAAGATTCACTTTAGATGAAGGGCTCAACCAAGCGGTAAGAAAGGTCTTCGTTTCTTTGTACAATGAAGGTTTAATATACAAAGGAAAATATATAGTAAATTGGTGTCCTTCCTGTGGAACCGTCCTGGCAGACGATGAGGTTGAACACAGCGAAGAAAAAGGCAAACTTTGGTATATAAAATATCCTCTTGAAAATACTCAAAATTATGTAACTGTAGCAACCACTAGACCTGAAACTATGTTAGGAGATACAGCTCTCGCTGTTAATCCTTCAGATGAAAGGTATAAAAATTTGGTTGGAAAAATCGCTATTTTGCCAATTGTCGGAAGGAAATTGAAAATTATAGCGGATCCTTACGTAGACCCAAACTTTGGTACAGGTGTCGTCAAGGTTACACCTGCCCATGATCCCAACGATTACCAAATTGGTTTAAGGCATGACTTGGAAAGAATACAAATTATAGACGAAAATGCAAAGATAAACGAAAATGGCGGCAAGTACGCTGGATTAGATAGGTATATAGCTAGAGAAAGAATAGTCGAAGACTTGAAAAAAGAGGGATTATTAGAAAAAGAGGAAGATTATACTCATTCAGTCGGTCATTGTTACAGATGTGGCACCGTTATAGAACCTCTTCTTTTGGATCAATGGTTTGTGAAAATGAAACCCTTAGCAGAAAAAGCAATACAAGTAGTGGAAAATGATGAAATAAAATTTTACCCCGAAAGATGGAAAAAAGTGTATCTTAACTGGATGTATGAAATAAGGGATTGGTGTATATCAAGACAGCTTTGGTGGGGACATAGAATCCCAGTTTGGTATTGCCAAAACTGTGGGCATGTGAATGTATCCGTCGAAGACGTTAAAAAGTGTGAAAAATGTGGTTCTACGGATCTAAAACAAGATGAAGATGTACTAGATACGTGGTTTTCTTCAGCTCTTTGGCCTTTTTCTACCCTAGGATGGCCCGAAAAAACGGAAGATCTTAAAAAATTCTATCCAACCGATTTGTTAGTCACCGGATTTGATATAATCTTTTTTTGGGTTGCAAGAATGATAATGATGGGAGAAAAGTTCATGGGGGAGAAGCCCTTTCATGATGTTTACCTACATCAATTGATAAGAGACAAATATGGAAGAAAGATGTCTAAATCGTTGGGCAACGGTATAGATCCCTTAGAAGTAATTAACGAATATGGAACGGATCCTGTTAGATTTACTTTAGCAATTTTAGCTGCTCAAGGAAGAGATATTAAATTAGATGTTGGATCCTTCGATGCCTACAGAAAGTTTGCAAATAAAATATGGAACGCCGCTAGATTTGTACTCTTAAATATGGAAGACTACGAGAAAATTGTACTGAAAGAAGAAGATTTAAAAATCGAAGACAAATGGATTTTAACCAGATTGAATTCTACAATACTAGAAATATCCAAAGATTTAGAAGTTTATAACTACGATCAAGCTGCAAGAAAACTATATGATTTTTTCTGGAATGAATTATGTGATTGGTATATAGAAGCCTCAAAAAATAGGTTAAATTCGAGTGGTAAAGATAAATTGGTAGTACAAAATGTTATTCTGCAAGTCTTTGATTCTTCATTACGTTTATTACATCCTTTTATGCCTTATATATCGGAAGAACTATGGCAAAAATTGCCTATAGAGAAAGATTCAGAATTATTGATAAGCGCTAAGTGGCCAGAGAGTAACGAGAATAATATTTATCCTGAATCAGAAGAGGTATTCTTGAAGATTATGGAGTTAGTTAAGGGTGTAAGGAACGTTAAAGCCGAAATGGATATACCCCAAACACAAAAGGTTGACTTGAAATACAAAATTGTCGCAAAAAACAACGATTTTATAGAAAAAAACATAAGTTTAATTAAACATTTGGCTTTTTTGAAAGATATAACTCAAACTGAAGTGAAACCAGCAAAATCTGCCACTGCTTATGTAGATGAAAGTGTAGAAGTTTACATACCTTTAGGTGATTACATAGACATCGATACAGAGAAACAAAGGTTAACAAAAAAATTGGAAAAGCTAGCAAAAGATATAGAATTATATAATAAAAAATTATCAAATAAAAATTTCGTCGAAAAGGCTGATCCGGATGTAGTAGAAAAAACAAAAGAAGATTTGAAAGAAAGTGAGAAAAAATATCAAAAATTGCAAACACTCTTAAAGGAGATTAGTTAA
- a CDS encoding MFS transporter, with protein MAKYAKTRFLSILEAGSYNAFFIGTQGFIFTTLALYFNASPLFISIMTSFPIIAQMFQIFSSRINQFIGSKKKSLIINAFISRTLFVLLPIFIFFDVRSEYIMLIIILLFSFFGTFVGNTWTVLIRSVVPFEQRGKYFGLRNIFASITGIIMMYLYSMFLEFPNFKTGLLLVTSFMAFFSVLSALLLMKHEFPEESEKNHSVNLNIFSPFKDRNFKNFLLFMFVWSFAIEFARPYFAYYEVAILNINYQFLGNMGIITSVISIFLYLFYGIVADRFGSKNVLSLGILLSTFSPLMYFLMNTTNYRSIELLNAIFAAFAWSAINLAIFNLLLEISKEPSENYIAANSFVAGIAAIFGSLSGGFLANHLENIEIHFMGDPYHGIQLIFIIGFILRIISVILLTEVEAMEKPIRYKGIFSPEAALFKRREINFPFDLFRRNRRKIKKSELPPSVDVENEEKNQVVTNDNKEDKE; from the coding sequence ATGGCAAAATATGCAAAAACAAGGTTTCTCTCTATCTTAGAGGCAGGTTCATACAACGCGTTTTTTATCGGTACACAAGGGTTTATTTTTACGACTCTTGCTCTATACTTTAACGCATCTCCTCTTTTTATATCAATAATGACCTCTTTTCCTATTATAGCACAGATGTTTCAGATTTTCTCTTCACGAATAAACCAATTCATTGGTTCCAAGAAGAAAAGCTTGATAATAAATGCGTTTATATCGAGAACTTTATTTGTTTTATTACCCATTTTCATCTTTTTTGATGTGAGATCTGAGTACATTATGTTAATTATTATACTTTTATTTTCTTTTTTCGGAACATTCGTAGGCAACACTTGGACAGTTTTGATTAGAAGCGTAGTACCCTTTGAGCAAAGAGGTAAATATTTTGGACTTCGTAATATTTTCGCTTCCATAACTGGTATAATTATGATGTATCTTTACTCTATGTTTTTAGAATTTCCAAATTTTAAAACAGGATTGTTGTTGGTTACAAGTTTTATGGCATTTTTCTCTGTTCTTTCAGCTCTTTTGCTGATGAAACATGAGTTTCCAGAAGAAAGCGAAAAAAATCACTCCGTTAACCTAAACATTTTTTCACCCTTTAAAGATAGAAACTTTAAAAATTTTCTCCTTTTTATGTTTGTTTGGAGTTTTGCCATAGAATTTGCAAGGCCTTATTTTGCCTATTATGAAGTGGCGATTTTGAATATAAATTATCAATTTCTTGGGAATATGGGAATAATAACTAGTGTTATCTCTATTTTTTTATATTTGTTTTATGGTATAGTAGCAGATAGATTTGGTAGTAAAAATGTTCTAAGTCTGGGGATTTTGTTGTCAACTTTTAGTCCGTTGATGTACTTTTTAATGAATACAACGAATTATAGGAGTATTGAATTATTAAATGCGATTTTTGCAGCCTTTGCGTGGTCGGCGATAAACTTAGCTATTTTTAACCTGCTCTTAGAAATATCCAAAGAGCCATCCGAAAATTATATCGCAGCCAACTCTTTTGTTGCCGGGATCGCAGCGATTTTTGGGTCGTTGAGTGGAGGTTTCTTAGCAAACCATCTTGAAAATATAGAGATTCATTTTATGGGGGACCCCTATCATGGGATTCAATTGATTTTTATTATAGGATTCATATTAAGGATCATATCTGTTATTCTATTAACTGAAGTTGAGGCAATGGAAAAGCCCATCAGATATAAAGGGATATTCTCACCCGAAGCAGCTTTGTTTAAAAGAAGAGAAATCAATTTTCCTTTTGATTTATTCAGAAGGAACAGAAGGAAAATCAAAAAAAGTGAACTTCCCCCTTCCGTTGATGTAGAAAACGAAGAGAAAAATCAAGTAGTTACAAATGACAATAAAGAAGATAAGGAATAA
- the amrA gene encoding AmmeMemoRadiSam system protein A — protein sequence MNEHHPYVIWARKVIEAYVKEKRKIDFDETLPKDLFNKKRGCFVSLHKSSGELRGCIGTIMPVYDNLIMEIRENAIAAATSDPRFPPLSPKELDDLVISVDVLSDLEKVNDINELDPKIFGIVVKSGYKRGVLLPDLEGVDTVEEQLRITKLKAGIYKNEPIEIYKFTVERFF from the coding sequence TTGAATGAACACCATCCATATGTAATTTGGGCAAGAAAAGTGATAGAAGCATATGTAAAAGAAAAAAGAAAAATAGATTTTGATGAAACTCTTCCAAAGGATTTATTTAACAAAAAAAGAGGTTGTTTTGTGAGTCTTCACAAAAGCTCTGGAGAATTGAGAGGTTGTATTGGTACCATTATGCCCGTTTACGATAATTTAATCATGGAGATAAGAGAAAATGCGATCGCTGCTGCAACAAGTGATCCACGGTTTCCTCCTCTTTCGCCAAAGGAATTAGACGATCTAGTTATTTCTGTTGATGTTCTATCGGATTTAGAAAAAGTTAACGATATTAATGAACTAGATCCTAAAATCTTCGGAATAGTTGTTAAAAGTGGTTACAAAAGAGGAGTTCTTCTACCTGACCTAGAAGGAGTTGATACCGTAGAAGAACAATTGAGAATAACAAAATTAAAAGCGGGTATTTATAAAAATGAACCAATAGAAATATACAAATTTACTGTGGAGAGGTTTTTTTAA
- the amrS gene encoding AmmeMemoRadiSam system radical SAM enzyme, with protein sequence MKINSLFYEEFKDDILKCTLCPRQCILYPGKTGICGVRQNIKGEMYSLNYGDVTSIALDPMEKKPLFHFHPGEKVLSLGTWGCNLKCPFCQNYEIAHLKPEYQKKIYPKAIPSLMENYGVQGVAYTYSEPIVWYEFVLDSSREVKYANPDNYNVLVTNGFINEKPLRLMLQYIDAMNIDLKVFDDKNYMKILKGGLEPVKKTIKIAYEEGIHTEVTTLVVPKVNDNLEELEKEFSWLSSISKDIPLHLSRYFPAYKYNEPPTDISFLEKTYKLAKKYLNFVYLGNILSPTYENTYCPDCGTLLIQRKGYDIKIENLNENGECKNCGRKICTV encoded by the coding sequence ATGAAAATTAATTCCTTGTTTTATGAGGAATTTAAAGACGATATTTTGAAATGCACCTTATGTCCTCGTCAATGTATATTATATCCTGGCAAAACAGGGATATGTGGGGTTAGGCAAAATATAAAAGGCGAGATGTATTCATTAAATTATGGGGACGTTACCAGTATAGCTCTTGATCCGATGGAGAAAAAACCACTTTTTCATTTCCATCCTGGAGAAAAAGTGCTTTCTCTGGGAACTTGGGGCTGTAATTTAAAGTGCCCTTTTTGTCAAAATTACGAAATTGCCCATCTGAAACCTGAATATCAAAAGAAAATATATCCTAAAGCTATCCCATCTTTAATGGAAAACTATGGCGTTCAAGGTGTTGCATATACATATTCGGAACCAATAGTTTGGTACGAATTCGTTTTAGATTCATCAAGGGAAGTTAAATATGCTAATCCGGACAACTACAATGTTTTAGTAACGAACGGATTCATAAACGAAAAACCCTTGAGACTTATGCTACAATATATTGACGCGATGAATATAGATTTAAAAGTATTTGACGATAAGAATTATATGAAAATATTAAAAGGAGGATTAGAACCTGTTAAAAAAACAATAAAAATAGCTTATGAAGAAGGCATTCATACTGAAGTAACAACATTGGTAGTTCCCAAAGTAAACGATAATTTGGAAGAACTAGAAAAAGAATTTTCTTGGCTATCAAGCATTTCTAAAGATATTCCCCTACATTTATCACGATATTTTCCGGCATATAAATATAACGAGCCACCGACAGATATCAGCTTTTTAGAAAAAACTTATAAGCTTGCAAAAAAATATCTCAATTTTGTATATCTTGGAAACATTTTGTCTCCAACATACGAAAATACTTATTGTCCAGATTGCGGAACACTCCTTATTCAAAGAAAAGGATACGACATAAAAATTGAAAATCTAAATGAAAATGGAGAGTGTAAAAATTGCGGCAGAAAAATATGCACAGTTTAA
- a CDS encoding FAD:protein FMN transferase, which yields MRQKNMHSLRVYLYIIALGVGIFLLSLLLFSKPTPVYEEKEFPVLGTIVRVKVAGEKVSSNVLLNTAEQELYRLHSKFSPNVEGSVVQQLNTDRKVEVDEEGLFLFQAAYNYAVITGGAFDPTVRPLLKLWGFDDINSTKKVPTQEEINKTLENVDYRFIKIDEENREITLLKDGVEVDLGGIAKGYAIDLVIQKIKEIDPGATGFVDAGGDIGIIGPKFGELAWVIGIRDPFSQDALKSIDTIYLTSGAVATSGDYERFFVQEGKKYHHILDPEDGYPAENASNVTVIAEKAMVADVFSTALFVLGYDNPALDYFTDFGIQALVISPTGESTETKGFDYFREKM from the coding sequence TTGCGGCAGAAAAATATGCACAGTTTAAGAGTATATCTGTATATAATTGCACTTGGTGTAGGAATATTTTTATTATCATTGTTGTTATTTTCTAAACCCACCCCAGTTTACGAAGAAAAAGAGTTCCCAGTACTAGGCACTATTGTACGAGTAAAAGTAGCTGGAGAAAAAGTATCTTCAAATGTTTTATTGAACACAGCAGAACAAGAGTTGTATAGATTACACAGTAAATTTAGTCCCAACGTTGAAGGTAGTGTAGTCCAACAATTAAATACTGACAGAAAGGTTGAAGTCGACGAAGAGGGATTATTTTTATTTCAAGCTGCCTACAATTACGCAGTAATAACAGGTGGAGCTTTCGACCCTACAGTAAGGCCTCTACTTAAATTGTGGGGATTTGATGACATAAATTCTACAAAAAAAGTTCCAACCCAAGAAGAAATCAATAAAACACTAGAAAACGTTGATTATAGATTCATAAAAATTGACGAAGAAAACAGAGAAATCACTTTACTAAAAGATGGTGTTGAAGTAGACTTAGGAGGAATAGCCAAGGGATATGCAATTGATTTAGTCATACAAAAAATTAAGGAAATAGATCCAGGGGCTACAGGTTTTGTTGATGCGGGGGGAGATATTGGAATAATAGGTCCAAAGTTTGGAGAGCTTGCCTGGGTTATAGGGATAAGGGACCCTTTTTCACAAGATGCCTTAAAATCCATAGATACTATTTATTTAACAAGCGGTGCGGTGGCTACATCTGGAGACTACGAAAGATTTTTTGTCCAAGAGGGTAAAAAATATCATCATATATTAGATCCAGAAGATGGATACCCTGCAGAAAACGCATCCAATGTGACTGTGATAGCAGAAAAAGCAATGGTAGCGGACGTCTTTTCTACTGCTCTTTTTGTTTTAGGATACGATAACCCTGCCTTAGATTATTTCACGGATTTTGGCATTCAAGCTTTGGTTATATCTCCAACGGGAGAAAGCACCGAGACCAAAGGTTTTGACTATTTTCGGGAGAAAATGTGA
- a CDS encoding NusG domain II-containing protein — translation MKFTKKNDLYLLLVVILLVLVMIVINAYPKKGINGAEVYLKGEKILQITKEGTYSIKNDEGELLMNVEYIDQKVRVTDSSCPLKVCENTGWVENPNQPIICIPNEIIVKPLGTEDDTGIDIYTW, via the coding sequence ATGAAATTCACTAAGAAAAATGATTTGTACCTACTTTTAGTTGTAATATTGTTAGTTTTAGTGATGATTGTTATAAACGCTTATCCAAAAAAGGGAATAAATGGCGCAGAAGTTTACTTAAAAGGAGAAAAGATTTTACAAATAACAAAAGAAGGCACTTACAGTATAAAAAACGATGAAGGTGAGTTATTGATGAATGTAGAATACATAGATCAAAAAGTTAGAGTTACCGATTCATCATGTCCTTTGAAAGTTTGTGAAAATACAGGATGGGTAGAAAATCCTAATCAACCAATTATTTGTATTCCAAATGAAATAATTGTTAAACCATTAGGTACCGAAGATGACACAGGGATTGATATCTATACATGGTAA
- a CDS encoding Gx transporter family protein, with the protein MVKRTKTISHIAILTALASAIYYVESFLPMPVSVPGARWGFSNFPLLLSVVSGISVTNTLYIALLKTLLGSILSGRFLSPMFWMGLGGSLASALSMSISFKFTNKFGILGISEIGAFFSNAVQLIIASLFIVKSPNIFWYFPYMLFFGILTAFINATIVNYILRSVNLDRFKS; encoded by the coding sequence ATGGTAAAAAGAACAAAAACAATATCTCATATAGCGATTTTAACAGCATTAGCCTCAGCAATTTACTATGTTGAATCCTTTTTACCCATGCCTGTTTCTGTGCCAGGTGCCAGATGGGGATTTTCTAACTTTCCTTTGTTGTTGTCTGTAGTAAGTGGAATTAGCGTTACTAATACCTTGTACATAGCCCTTTTAAAAACGTTGCTTGGTTCAATACTAAGTGGCAGATTTTTATCTCCCATGTTTTGGATGGGATTAGGAGGTTCACTCGCCAGTGCTTTATCTATGTCCATATCCTTCAAATTTACCAATAAATTTGGTATTTTAGGGATTAGTGAAATAGGAGCCTTTTTCAGCAACGCTGTACAATTAATTATCGCCAGTCTTTTTATTGTTAAATCACCTAATATTTTTTGGTATTTCCCTTACATGCTTTTTTTTGGTATATTAACGGCATTTATAAACGCAACAATTGTGAATTATATTTTAAGGAGTGTGAACCTTGATAGATTCAAAAGTTAA
- a CDS encoding Maf family protein, which produces MIDSKVKIVLGSSSPRRQELLKLITKNFTIRTANTDETYNSTKPSEIVQEISFKKSKNIEISKRELLITADTIVTLDGKIFGKPHNYDEAFNMLQTLSNKTHCVYTGITLRSLEKFSSFYEVSKVTFYKLDEEVIDFYIKNNNVYDKAGAYAIQDFAAVFVKKIEGDYYNIMGLPLAKLYWQLRQMLASL; this is translated from the coding sequence TTGATAGATTCAAAAGTTAAAATAGTTTTAGGATCCTCATCCCCTCGAAGGCAAGAACTTTTAAAATTAATAACAAAAAATTTTACGATCAGAACAGCTAATACTGATGAAACTTATAACTCTACAAAACCTTCTGAAATTGTGCAAGAAATTTCATTTAAAAAAAGTAAAAATATAGAAATTTCAAAGAGAGAGCTTCTGATAACGGCTGATACTATAGTAACTTTGGATGGAAAAATATTTGGAAAGCCTCACAACTACGATGAAGCTTTCAACATGCTTCAAACCTTATCAAATAAAACTCATTGTGTTTACACAGGAATAACTTTAAGATCACTGGAAAAATTCTCTTCTTTTTATGAGGTTTCGAAGGTAACTTTTTACAAATTGGATGAAGAAGTAATAGATTTTTATATAAAAAACAATAACGTCTATGATAAAGCTGGGGCCTATGCTATTCAAGATTTCGCTGCTGTTTTTGTAAAAAAAATCGAAGGTGATTACTATAACATAATGGGTCTACCTTTAGCAAAATTATACTGGCAATTGAGACAAATGTTGGCTAGCTTATAA
- the radC gene encoding RadC family protein, which yields MEDELRPREKLEKYGPQSLKDEELIAVILRHGVKNYNVFDVSKQILKKYKTLSHLVDISLEEISKEKGVGKVGAINLKAALEIGKRYHLQKLRQKYQKVTSPEEAYHVCEDMIYLTTETVRAIFLDSKLHIITIKDISNGTVNMSIAHPRDIFREAIMYNAVSFILVHNHPSGDPTPSMHDRDITKRITESGEILGINMNDHIIIGKDSYFSFTLDRSEKID from the coding sequence ATGGAAGATGAACTAAGACCAAGAGAGAAACTAGAAAAATATGGCCCGCAATCTCTTAAAGACGAGGAACTTATAGCCGTTATCCTAAGACATGGAGTTAAAAATTATAACGTATTTGATGTTTCTAAACAGATATTAAAAAAGTATAAAACATTGAGTCATTTGGTCGATATATCACTTGAAGAAATATCAAAAGAAAAAGGAGTAGGAAAAGTTGGTGCAATAAATCTAAAAGCTGCTTTAGAAATAGGAAAAAGATATCACCTTCAAAAGTTGCGTCAAAAGTACCAAAAGGTAACATCTCCAGAAGAAGCATACCATGTTTGTGAGGATATGATATATTTAACCACAGAGACAGTAAGAGCTATTTTTTTAGATTCCAAACTTCACATCATTACTATCAAAGATATTTCTAATGGAACGGTAAATATGTCAATTGCTCACCCGCGGGATATTTTTAGAGAAGCTATAATGTACAATGCAGTATCTTTCATTTTAGTACACAATCATCCATCTGGGGATCCCACACCAAGTATGCATGATAGGGACATTACGAAAAGAATCACGGAATCTGGTGAGATTTTAGGTATCAATATGAACGATCATATAATAATTGGAAAGGATTCTTATTTCAGTTTCACTTTGGATAGGAGTGAAAAAATTGACTGA
- a CDS encoding tetratricopeptide repeat protein has translation MTDKNENNNAENKLQNLYKIKEEIEKELEKKGIRRPDTQQKKKTTRTIYKPDYEIEKLSVSINNINNWFDLTIYDIDLSNEKLSYFFELRLSHKSLQEYSNQFGMMHLFRNDFQKAESFFERKNDINSKINKGFLKIIRDDEDANKYFTELISTHPKNGLVYLTLSLFFLKRKDFYNAYKMIKLANSFLDYSFINMGLIAYEKDFQKSLSFLSKAYLEGKAKRVVNLINYYVSLFISDSEKALSTLALLKEDKTPCIKCIKTLSSSEKVEPPSYCPFYERILFQTGNPKPYKAEDSELYEILFYKYYQEKNIQQFNLYAKKIERYFNNVPLIFLPSTETTSKKVITDLFAQHKTGIKINLKGPNYYDNLNKAITDLKTKYQKNFTFFLDLPFYEALRLLFGWRLCQYLYS, from the coding sequence TTGACTGACAAAAATGAAAACAATAATGCAGAAAATAAATTGCAAAATTTATACAAAATAAAAGAAGAAATCGAAAAAGAATTAGAAAAAAAAGGCATAAGAAGACCTGATACGCAACAGAAAAAGAAAACAACTAGAACCATTTATAAACCTGACTACGAAATAGAAAAATTAAGTGTGTCAATAAACAATATAAATAATTGGTTCGATTTAACAATTTACGATATAGATCTATCGAACGAAAAACTATCGTATTTTTTTGAACTCAGGTTAAGTCACAAATCTCTTCAAGAATATTCAAACCAATTCGGCATGATGCACCTCTTCAGAAATGATTTTCAAAAAGCTGAAAGCTTTTTTGAAAGAAAGAACGACATAAATTCTAAGATAAACAAAGGTTTTTTGAAAATAATACGTGATGACGAAGACGCTAATAAATATTTTACTGAATTAATCAGTACACATCCAAAAAATGGCTTAGTATATTTAACTCTCAGTCTATTCTTTCTAAAAAGAAAAGATTTTTATAATGCTTATAAAATGATCAAATTGGCTAATTCTTTTTTAGATTATTCATTTATAAACATGGGATTGATCGCTTACGAGAAAGATTTTCAAAAATCTTTATCCTTTTTATCAAAAGCTTACCTTGAAGGGAAGGCAAAAAGGGTTGTAAATTTGATAAACTATTATGTAAGTCTATTTATTTCCGATTCGGAAAAAGCCCTCTCTACCTTAGCTCTCTTGAAAGAAGATAAAACTCCATGTATAAAATGTATCAAAACCTTATCGAGCTCTGAAAAAGTAGAACCTCCGAGTTATTGTCCTTTTTATGAAAGAATACTATTTCAAACTGGTAATCCTAAACCTTACAAGGCAGAAGATTCCGAACTTTACGAAATATTATTCTACAAATATTACCAAGAAAAAAATATACAACAATTTAATTTGTACGCTAAAAAAATTGAACGATATTTCAACAATGTTCCACTAATATTTTTACCATCAACAGAAACTACTTCTAAAAAAGTTATAACGGATCTATTTGCACAACACAAAACGGGAATCAAAATCAATTTAAAAGGTCCCAACTATTATGACAACCTAAACAAAGCGATAACAGATCTTAAAACTAAGTACCAAAAGAACTTTACATTCTTTTTAGATCTACCTTTTTATGAAGCGTTGAGATTATTATTTGGCTGGAGGTTATGCCAATATCTATACAGTTAA